One Nicotiana tomentosiformis chromosome 1, ASM39032v3, whole genome shotgun sequence genomic window, ACCAACAAAAGGAAAGTGGACATTCAATTTGAGTCGGAGGGAGAAAATTTAACTAGAAAATGACCTGGCCGTGAAATAAAATTATTGATCCCTCCTTTAACTAGTTTTCATGGATTGCCTCCTTGCGGATGATTTTTCCAACCGGTAGAACTACTGTTAGTTGTCCAAATTCTGACCCCCCTACTATGAATAAAAATGTATTAGTAAGTTTGGTGGGTAATCTCCTTGAGAAATAAAGGAACAGGAGAAATATTTTATTGATATATGTTAAGTGTTTTACAATagccctatttatatacaatgtTTACATATACCTAAAGCCTTCTTTATCAATGTGGGACACTATACATGAACTAACTCTAACACTATCCCTCAAGCTGGtgcatataaattatatatatgcttgttacatatataattTGTACGAGGACCAGTGaaggacttggtgaaaatatctgcaagttgatcatttgacttcacaaactttgtaacaatatctcttGAGATTCTTCTCTGatgaagtgacaatcaatctcaatgtgtttggTACTCTCATGGAACactggatttgatgcaatatgaagggcaacttgattatcacacacaagttccatctgACTGATTACTCCAAATTTTAATTCTTTGAGCAATTGTTTGATccaaactagctcacatgttgcgctagatcgagcaactacattctgtttcttgcttttCCAAGAGACGAAATTACCTCCTattaaaacacaatatccagataTGGAACGTCTATTAGAAGGTGaccctgcccaatcagcatctttGTATCCAACAATAtgctcatggcctcgatcctcgaatagtagtCCTTTGTCTGGAGCtgattttatataccgaagaatgcgaacaa contains:
- the LOC138907107 gene encoding secreted RxLR effector protein 161-like; this encodes MTRPDISFPVSVVSQFMDFPCDSHWDAVVRILRYIKSAPDKGLLFEDRGHEHIVGYKDADWAGSPSNRRSISGYCVLIGGNFVSWKSKKQNVVARSSATCELVWIKQLLKELKFGVISQMELVCDNQVALHIASNPVFHESTKHIEIDCHFIREESQEILLQSL